In Desulfovibrio sp. 86, the following proteins share a genomic window:
- a CDS encoding aspartate/glutamate racemase family protein yields the protein MKTIGLLGGMSWESTVSYYQIINRIVKQRLGGLHSAKCLLYSVDFAEIEVCQAEGRWDDAAAILVEAARSLERGGADFLLICTNTMHKVAPEVAAGVGIPLLHLAEVTADALLRQGIAKAALLGTRYTMEEDFYCGVLRRRGIEVLIPEVQDRAMINDVIFQELCLGRIEDASRRKLLSVIDGLRERGAQGVVLGCTEIGLLVPPQDGDFPLLDTTVLHATAAAEMALAR from the coding sequence ATGAAGACCATCGGCCTGCTTGGCGGCATGAGTTGGGAAAGTACGGTTTCCTATTACCAGATAATCAACCGCATTGTGAAACAGCGTCTCGGTGGTCTGCACTCGGCAAAGTGCCTGCTGTACAGCGTTGATTTTGCAGAAATTGAAGTCTGCCAGGCAGAGGGACGCTGGGACGATGCGGCGGCCATTCTGGTGGAGGCCGCCCGAAGCCTGGAGCGCGGCGGGGCCGATTTTCTGCTCATCTGCACCAACACCATGCACAAGGTGGCTCCAGAGGTGGCGGCGGGGGTCGGCATTCCCCTGCTGCATCTGGCGGAAGTCACGGCAGACGCGCTGCTGCGGCAAGGCATCGCCAAGGCGGCGCTGCTGGGCACGCGCTACACCATGGAGGAAGACTTTTACTGCGGCGTGCTGCGGCGGCGGGGCATAGAGGTGCTCATTCCCGAAGTTCAGGACAGGGCCATGATCAATGACGTGATTTTTCAGGAACTGTGCCTGGGTCGCATTGAAGACGCCTCACGGCGAAAATTGCTGTCTGTCATTGACGGGTTGCGCGAACGGGGCGCGCAGGGAGTGGTGCTCGGCTGCACGGAGATAGGTCTGCTGGTGCCTCCGCAGGACGGGGACTTTCCCCTGCTGGACACGACCGTGCTGCACGCCACCGCTGCTGCGGAGATGGCGCTGGCCCGCTGA
- a CDS encoding YkgJ family cysteine cluster protein, with amino-acid sequence MSKDASRDFIDNLPELGPDETFCFDCNPEVPCFNRCCAELTLPLTPYDISRLRRHLGMASDVFLNTFTTLRSFPDTGFPLPMLRMLDGPDEPCPFVTPAGCSVYEDRPGACRYYPIGRGTKMAADGVAERFFIVRESHCRGFDKGTSRTPQQWMKNEELQPFNEANDRYMRLMAMVRATGKPLESRMATTAVLCLFQIDKFRELISAMNIFSHVAIDEARKTAVMEDSLDGDVAALNFALDWLELIIFGQSQGLAKK; translated from the coding sequence ATGAGTAAAGACGCGAGCCGCGATTTTATCGACAACCTGCCCGAGCTTGGCCCTGACGAAACCTTCTGCTTTGACTGCAACCCCGAGGTGCCCTGCTTCAATCGCTGCTGCGCGGAGCTCACCCTGCCGCTCACCCCCTACGACATTTCGCGCCTGCGCCGCCATCTGGGCATGGCCAGCGATGTTTTTCTCAACACCTTTACCACCTTGCGCTCATTCCCTGACACGGGCTTTCCCCTGCCCATGCTGCGCATGCTGGACGGCCCGGATGAACCCTGCCCCTTTGTGACGCCTGCGGGCTGTTCCGTCTACGAGGACAGGCCGGGCGCGTGTCGCTACTACCCCATCGGGCGCGGTACAAAAATGGCCGCCGATGGCGTAGCCGAACGCTTTTTTATCGTGCGCGAGTCCCATTGCCGGGGGTTTGACAAGGGCACCAGCCGCACCCCGCAGCAGTGGATGAAAAATGAAGAGCTGCAGCCCTTCAATGAGGCCAATGACCGCTATATGCGCCTGATGGCCATGGTGCGCGCTACCGGCAAACCCCTTGAGTCGCGCATGGCCACCACGGCCGTGCTCTGCCTTTTTCAGATCGACAAATTCCGCGAACTCATCAGCGCCATGAACATCTTCAGCCATGTGGCCATTGACGAGGCGCGCAAAACAGCCGTTATGGAAGACAGCCTTGACGGTGACGTGGCGGCCCTGAACTTTGCCCTGGACTGGCTGGAACTGATCATATTCGGGCAAAGCCAGGGGCTTGCAAAAAAATAG
- a CDS encoding DEAD/DEAH box helicase — MPEHQLPTDPDTASATAKDAPSDVAAAPLEGISVSEPEDALPRVTLDDLPQVMREACARAGWQGLMPVQSLAFPYLLEGRDIMVQSRTGSGKTGCYLLPMLPRLSADLKASQALVLAPTRELAVQVEREAATLFEGTGIVTVAVYGGVGYKKQMDALRDGAQLIVGTPGRVLDHLLRRTLDLKDLRELVFDEADRMLSIGFYPDMKEIQRYLPRRPIHTCLFSATYPPHVLKLAGEFMAAPAMLSLSQKEVHVAEVQHLFCEVKPMDKDRALVRLLETENPASAIIFCNTKANVHYVTGVLQGFGYSADELSADLSQSRREAVLEKIRQGKLQYLVATDVAARGIDIPELSHVFLYEPPEDHESYIHRAGRTGRAGAAGTVISLVDVMQRMELDRIAKHYKIGLIPLPLPTDEDVARVAGARLTAILEGRFRNLTGLERMRVARYTQLARDLASEGGDDEDSALLLAMLLDSAHQESLRENRFPDPSSPSSAGQNGGSRHGSGRGGSGSRGGRSSRGGNVGNSDRSERGDRSDRGERGARSERGETASGESAEARSGRRRRSSRRRDGEQGRDAGDTAPRNEQGKTDSAE, encoded by the coding sequence ATGCCAGAACATCAATTGCCCACCGACCCCGACACAGCCTCCGCAACAGCGAAAGACGCGCCGTCTGACGTCGCTGCCGCGCCCCTTGAGGGCATATCCGTCAGTGAGCCCGAAGACGCGCTGCCGCGCGTAACCCTGGACGATCTGCCCCAGGTCATGCGTGAAGCCTGCGCCCGCGCCGGCTGGCAGGGGCTTATGCCCGTTCAGTCTCTGGCATTCCCCTATCTGCTGGAAGGGCGCGACATCATGGTGCAGTCGCGCACCGGCAGCGGCAAGACCGGCTGCTACCTTTTGCCCATGCTGCCCCGGCTGTCCGCCGACCTCAAAGCGTCGCAGGCCCTTGTGCTGGCCCCCACGCGGGAACTGGCCGTGCAGGTCGAGCGCGAGGCCGCCACACTGTTCGAGGGCACGGGCATTGTCACTGTCGCCGTTTACGGCGGCGTGGGCTACAAAAAACAGATGGACGCCCTGCGTGACGGAGCCCAGCTCATCGTGGGCACTCCCGGCCGCGTGCTGGACCATTTGCTGCGCCGCACCCTTGACCTCAAGGACTTGCGCGAACTGGTTTTCGACGAGGCCGACCGCATGCTCTCCATCGGGTTTTACCCGGACATGAAGGAGATACAGCGCTATCTGCCCCGGCGGCCCATCCATACCTGCCTGTTTTCGGCCACGTATCCTCCGCACGTGCTCAAGCTGGCCGGAGAGTTCATGGCCGCACCGGCCATGCTTTCCCTTTCGCAAAAAGAAGTGCACGTGGCCGAGGTGCAGCACCTCTTCTGCGAAGTGAAGCCCATGGATAAAGACCGCGCCCTGGTGCGGCTGCTGGAAACGGAAAACCCCGCTTCGGCCATCATTTTTTGCAATACCAAGGCCAACGTCCACTATGTGACGGGGGTCTTGCAGGGCTTCGGCTACAGCGCCGACGAGCTTTCCGCCGACCTTTCCCAGTCCCGGCGTGAGGCCGTGCTGGAAAAGATCCGCCAGGGCAAGCTCCAGTACCTGGTGGCCACGGACGTTGCCGCGCGCGGCATTGATATCCCCGAACTGTCGCACGTGTTCCTGTACGAGCCGCCCGAAGATCACGAAAGCTACATCCACCGCGCTGGCCGCACGGGCCGCGCCGGAGCCGCAGGCACGGTTATTTCCCTGGTGGACGTCATGCAGCGCATGGAACTTGACCGCATCGCCAAGCACTACAAGATCGGCCTCATCCCCCTGCCCTTGCCCACGGACGAGGATGTGGCCCGCGTGGCGGGAGCCCGCCTGACAGCCATTCTTGAAGGACGTTTTCGCAATCTCACGGGCCTTGAGCGCATGCGCGTGGCCCGCTATACCCAACTGGCGCGCGACCTCGCGTCCGAAGGGGGGGATGACGAGGACAGCGCCCTGCTGCTGGCCATGCTGCTGGATTCGGCCCATCAGGAAAGCCTGCGTGAAAACCGCTTTCCCGATCCGTCTTCCCCCAGCTCCGCAGGTCAGAACGGCGGTTCGCGTCACGGTTCCGGCCGTGGCGGTTCAGGTAGCCGTGGCGGCAGAAGTTCCAGGGGCGGTAATGTCGGGAACAGCGATCGCAGCGAACGTGGCGACCGCAGTGACCGTGGCGAACGTGGCGCCCGCAGTGAACGTGGCGAGACCGCCAGCGGAGAAAGCGCGGAGGCCCGCTCGGGCAGACGCCGCCGTTCTTCGCGCCGCCGTGACGGCGAACAGGGCAGGGATGCCGGGGACACTGCGCCCCGGAATGAGCAAGGCAAAACGGACAGCGCTGAATAA
- a CDS encoding sulfite exporter TauE/SafE family protein has product MSFGRQVYEFLLSGSQAYAKWDLEVSTSILKNRKKLLLILALAVPILAGCLAEAYEYHEMLGGKSAYAPAFYTTNIFLASIAVGLAAGLITGCIGAGGGFIITPALMAVGVKGILAVGTDLFHIFAKAIMGTTVHKKLGNVSGKLAVAFLAGSIIGTFIGGAINKGLYNADPLLSELFISSIYAVLLGFLGFYALFDFLKSSRGGAAASQDAHGGSSGMTGLAVKLQGLRMPPMISFDEDLVPGGRRISGWIVAAGGVFVGLLAAIMGVGGGFVTFPMFVYIFGVSSMTTVGTDILQIIFTAGFAAIGQYAIYGYVFYTLAIGMLLGSLLGIQVGALTTKVVKGIHIRGFYAISIIAGFINRAATLPKKLVEMEVLHWSPSLVGIIEDVGNVVFWVVVAFFGLWVFSKFFFNIGKLRGEA; this is encoded by the coding sequence ATGAGTTTTGGCAGACAAGTGTACGAGTTTCTGCTGAGCGGCTCACAAGCCTACGCGAAATGGGATCTGGAGGTATCGACCTCCATTCTCAAGAACCGCAAAAAGCTGCTGCTGATTCTGGCGCTGGCAGTGCCGATTCTTGCGGGTTGCCTGGCGGAGGCTTATGAGTACCACGAAATGCTGGGCGGCAAAAGCGCCTACGCGCCCGCCTTTTACACCACTAACATTTTTCTGGCTTCCATAGCCGTGGGCCTTGCCGCCGGTCTCATCACCGGGTGTATCGGCGCTGGCGGCGGTTTCATCATCACCCCGGCGCTTATGGCCGTGGGCGTCAAAGGCATCCTGGCGGTGGGCACCGACCTGTTCCACATTTTCGCCAAGGCCATCATGGGCACCACGGTGCACAAAAAGCTTGGCAACGTGTCGGGCAAACTGGCCGTGGCCTTTCTGGCCGGGTCCATTATCGGAACATTTATCGGCGGCGCCATCAACAAGGGCCTTTACAACGCCGACCCCCTGCTCTCCGAATTGTTCATCAGCAGTATTTACGCCGTGTTGCTGGGCTTTCTCGGCTTTTACGCCCTGTTTGACTTTTTGAAGAGTTCACGCGGCGGCGCTGCCGCCAGTCAGGACGCGCACGGCGGCAGCTCCGGCATGACCGGTCTTGCCGTGAAGCTTCAGGGCCTGCGCATGCCCCCCATGATCTCCTTTGATGAAGACCTCGTGCCCGGCGGCCGCCGCATTTCCGGCTGGATCGTCGCCGCTGGCGGCGTCTTTGTGGGCCTGCTGGCCGCCATCATGGGCGTGGGCGGCGGCTTCGTCACCTTCCCCATGTTCGTGTACATCTTCGGCGTGTCCTCCATGACCACAGTGGGCACCGATATTCTGCAGATCATCTTTACCGCCGGTTTTGCCGCCATCGGTCAGTACGCCATTTACGGCTACGTGTTCTACACCCTGGCCATCGGCATGCTGCTCGGCTCGCTGCTGGGCATCCAGGTCGGCGCTCTGACCACCAAGGTGGTCAAGGGCATCCACATCCGCGGCTTCTACGCCATTTCCATCATTGCCGGTTTCATCAACCGCGCAGCCACCCTGCCCAAAAAGCTGGTGGAAATGGAAGTGCTGCACTGGTCGCCCAGTCTTGTGGGCATTATCGAAGATGTCGGCAACGTGGTTTTCTGGGTCGTTGTGGCATTCTTCGGTCTCTGGGTTTTCAGCAAGTTCTTCTTTAACATCGGCAAGCTCAGAGGGGAGGCCTGA
- a CDS encoding bifunctional nucleoside/nucleotide kinase/histidine phosphatase family protein — MQKLYVAMVGLPARGKSTLARRIRDGLMAEDIQAKLFNNGDLRRSLMGAESTNPDFYNPDNAAGREAREMICRRNMDMARNWLAEGGEVAILDATNVSRARRRMIESTLTDYPVLFVECVNEDQLLLTACIRRKTTLPEYAAYSEEEALQSFMKRIGYYETIYEPLEDEKFWLCVDSTANRILAERPCEGSPFYPAIREIVVSAWVHCLYLVRHGQTEFNVRGRIGGDPPLTPKGRVQAEALARHMRHKEIDWVFTSTRLRSHETAAPLLAERPAAHIMAFKEFNEIWAGDCEGMLYSEIREKMPQVTAGRNANKFSYAYPNGESYAMLGERVQRGLRRALFLAGDTPLVIVGHQAINRVLLSLFLRQRSEDVPYIYIPQNQYYHISLTPRRKVFERVAYQDDNR; from the coding sequence ATGCAAAAACTTTATGTAGCCATGGTGGGGCTGCCCGCGCGCGGCAAGTCCACCCTGGCCAGACGCATCCGCGACGGGCTTATGGCCGAGGATATTCAGGCCAAGCTTTTCAATAATGGCGACCTGCGCCGCTCCCTTATGGGGGCGGAATCCACCAACCCCGATTTTTATAATCCTGACAATGCCGCAGGCCGCGAAGCCCGCGAAATGATCTGCCGCCGCAACATGGACATGGCCCGCAACTGGCTGGCCGAAGGGGGCGAGGTAGCCATTCTGGACGCCACCAATGTGAGCCGCGCCCGCCGCCGCATGATTGAAAGCACGCTTACCGACTATCCCGTGCTGTTTGTCGAGTGCGTCAACGAAGACCAGCTTTTGCTCACGGCCTGCATCCGACGCAAGACCACCCTGCCGGAATACGCGGCCTACAGCGAAGAAGAGGCGCTGCAAAGCTTTATGAAGCGCATCGGCTACTATGAGACGATCTATGAACCTCTTGAGGACGAAAAGTTCTGGCTTTGCGTGGACTCCACCGCCAACAGGATTCTTGCCGAGCGCCCCTGCGAGGGCTCGCCCTTTTACCCGGCCATACGCGAAATTGTGGTCAGCGCCTGGGTGCACTGCCTTTACCTTGTGCGCCACGGACAAACGGAATTCAACGTGCGCGGCCGCATCGGCGGCGATCCGCCCCTGACGCCCAAAGGACGCGTTCAGGCCGAGGCCCTGGCGCGGCATATGCGCCATAAGGAAATTGACTGGGTTTTCACGTCCACACGGCTGCGCTCGCACGAAACGGCCGCGCCACTGCTGGCCGAGCGCCCCGCTGCCCATATCATGGCCTTCAAGGAATTTAACGAGATATGGGCCGGTGACTGCGAAGGCATGCTGTACAGCGAAATACGCGAAAAAATGCCGCAGGTTACCGCCGGGCGCAATGCCAACAAGTTCTCCTATGCCTATCCCAATGGCGAGAGTTACGCCATGCTGGGCGAGCGCGTGCAGCGCGGCCTGCGCCGTGCCCTTTTTCTGGCTGGCGACACGCCCCTGGTGATCGTGGGCCATCAGGCCATCAACCGGGTGCTGCTGTCACTTTTTTTGCGCCAGCGCAGTGAGGACGTCCCCTATATCTATATCCCCCAAAACCAGTACTATCACATCAGCCTTACCCCCCGGCGCAAGGTTTTTGAGCGGGTTGCCTACCAGGACGATAACAGGTAA
- a CDS encoding ACT domain-containing protein, which yields MSSSIKSALTMLRLSVNNHPGVMSHICGLFAGRAYNLEGILVTPEDDGATCRMWLVVKDDGRMEQIVKQVSKLHDVLDVHVGQAEPAVFNRLAGCLEC from the coding sequence ATGAGCAGTTCCATCAAAAGCGCCCTTACCATGCTGCGCCTGAGCGTCAACAACCATCCCGGCGTCATGTCGCATATCTGCGGCCTGTTTGCCGGACGCGCCTATAATCTTGAAGGGATTCTTGTGACGCCCGAGGACGACGGGGCCACCTGCCGCATGTGGCTGGTGGTCAAGGACGACGGACGCATGGAGCAGATAGTGAAACAGGTGAGCAAACTGCACGACGTGCTGGACGTGCATGTGGGGCAGGCCGAGCCGGCGGTCTTCAACCGTCTGGCTGGATGCCTCGAATGCTGA
- the tyrS gene encoding tyrosine--tRNA ligase, with protein sequence MTDIDRQMAIIKRGVAELIDENELRKKIARGAPLRIKVGFDPTAPDLHLGHTVVMHKMRHFQELGHHVVFLIGDFTGRIGDPSGRSETRPPLTEEQVMSNAETYKKQVFKILDPEKTEVAFNSAWLGKMDAAGFIKLASSYTVARMMERDDFEKRFREQRPISIHEFLYPLCQGYDSVALKSDVEMGGTDQKFNLLVGRTLQAHYGIESQCILTMPLLEGTDGVRKMSKSYGNYIGIDEAPSEIFGKVMAVSDELMWRYYELLSAKSLEDIASLKQSVAKGEVHPKAAKEALAHEMVSRYHSPKDADEAQQGFNAVFAGGGVPDDMPEHQCQSGDDSMPPAFLEAAGLVKSRGEAKRLMKEGALAIDGQRCEDALSPLPAGQYVVKLGKKRFLKLIVN encoded by the coding sequence ATGACCGATATCGACCGCCAGATGGCAATCATTAAGCGCGGCGTGGCCGAACTGATTGACGAAAACGAATTGCGCAAAAAAATCGCTCGCGGCGCGCCCCTGCGTATCAAGGTGGGTTTTGACCCCACCGCGCCCGACCTGCACCTCGGCCACACGGTGGTCATGCACAAGATGCGTCATTTCCAGGAGCTGGGCCATCACGTGGTTTTTCTTATCGGCGACTTCACCGGCCGCATCGGCGACCCGTCGGGGCGTTCCGAAACCCGCCCCCCGCTCACCGAAGAACAGGTGATGTCCAACGCCGAGACCTACAAAAAGCAGGTCTTCAAAATTCTTGATCCCGAAAAGACCGAGGTGGCCTTCAACTCGGCGTGGCTTGGCAAAATGGACGCCGCCGGCTTCATCAAACTGGCCTCCAGCTACACCGTGGCCCGCATGATGGAGCGCGACGACTTTGAGAAGCGCTTTCGTGAGCAGCGCCCCATATCCATTCACGAATTTCTCTACCCGCTCTGCCAGGGCTACGACTCCGTGGCCCTCAAGAGCGACGTGGAAATGGGCGGCACCGACCAGAAGTTCAATCTGCTCGTGGGCCGCACCCTTCAGGCCCACTACGGCATTGAAAGCCAGTGCATCCTTACCATGCCCCTGCTGGAAGGCACGGACGGCGTGCGCAAAATGTCCAAGTCCTACGGCAACTACATCGGCATCGACGAAGCGCCCTCTGAAATCTTCGGCAAGGTCATGGCCGTTTCCGACGAACTCATGTGGCGCTACTACGAACTGCTTTCCGCCAAAAGCCTTGAAGACATCGCAAGCCTGAAACAAAGCGTGGCCAAGGGCGAAGTACACCCCAAGGCCGCCAAGGAAGCCCTGGCCCACGAGATGGTCAGCCGCTACCACAGCCCCAAGGACGCAGACGAAGCCCAGCAGGGCTTCAATGCGGTTTTTGCCGGGGGCGGCGTGCCGGACGATATGCCCGAACACCAGTGCCAGAGCGGCGACGACAGCATGCCCCCCGCCTTTCTTGAGGCTGCGGGTCTGGTCAAAAGCCGCGGCGAAGCCAAACGCCTCATGAAAGAAGGCGCGCTTGCCATTGACGGCCAGCGCTGCGAAGACGCCCTGAGCCCCCTGCCTGCTGGCCAGTACGTGGTCAAGCTCGGCAAAAAGCGCTTTTTGAAGCTCATTGTCAACTAG
- a CDS encoding methyl-accepting chemotaxis protein: MKLQTKLLTGFIASALITLLVGIFAASRMHDMSKADDFLFTHAVEPMGDLVNISAYFQRIRISLLDFSITSSETAKERSRTVIPQFRSIIDSSAVKVEATLISDEGRKIMAEYKIRRQDFRKMTDEVMAMTESGRKEEAYALLTGKGREIALAYQSTIDALVTSKREQGALLAKYNTELADTSSSLLYVALGFGLLLSITLGVLLTRNIMRQLGEDPGYLADVASEIATGNLDVNFRAQKRPGGVYHVMQNMVATMKEKIAEAEEKSSEAARQAEQAHEAMKEAQAAKDEALHARAEGMLQAANQLESVVNVLTSASEELSAQIEQSSRGSDEQSQRISETATAMEQMNATVREVASNAGHASEMSGNARTQAQEGENIVTKVVHGIDEVSRQSQELKEDMDKLSQQAEGIGQIMNVISDIADQTNLLALNAAIEAARAGDAGRGFAVVADEVRKLAEKTMTATHEVGAVITGIQEGTRKSVAGVNLSINTIQEATNLANQSGQTLRTIVNLVDQTNDQVRSIATASEEQSAASDEINRSVEQVAAISSQTASAMGQASQATAELARQSQVLQRLINEMKSESSQG, from the coding sequence ATGAAACTGCAGACTAAGCTTTTGACCGGCTTTATTGCCTCAGCCCTGATCACCTTATTGGTGGGTATTTTCGCCGCTTCGCGGATGCACGACATGAGCAAGGCCGACGATTTTCTCTTTACGCACGCAGTGGAGCCCATGGGCGACCTGGTCAACATCTCGGCCTATTTTCAGCGTATCCGGATAAGTTTGCTGGATTTTTCCATTACAAGCAGTGAAACCGCAAAAGAGAGATCACGCACCGTCATTCCCCAGTTTCGTTCCATCATCGACAGCAGCGCCGTAAAGGTTGAAGCCACCCTCATCTCTGACGAGGGTCGCAAGATCATGGCTGAATACAAGATACGCCGCCAGGATTTCAGAAAGATGACCGACGAAGTCATGGCCATGACCGAGTCAGGCCGCAAGGAAGAGGCATATGCCCTGCTGACCGGCAAAGGCAGGGAAATTGCCCTGGCCTACCAGAGTACCATTGACGCCCTTGTGACCTCCAAGCGTGAGCAGGGCGCTCTTTTGGCCAAATACAATACTGAACTCGCCGATACGTCCAGCTCTCTTCTCTACGTGGCCCTTGGTTTCGGCCTTTTGCTTTCCATCACCCTGGGCGTTTTGCTGACCCGCAACATCATGCGCCAGCTTGGCGAAGACCCCGGCTATCTGGCTGACGTGGCCAGCGAAATAGCGACCGGCAATCTTGACGTGAACTTCCGGGCGCAAAAGCGCCCCGGCGGCGTATACCATGTGATGCAAAACATGGTCGCCACCATGAAGGAAAAAATAGCCGAGGCCGAAGAAAAGAGCTCTGAGGCCGCCCGACAGGCGGAGCAGGCCCATGAGGCCATGAAAGAGGCCCAGGCCGCCAAGGACGAGGCCCTGCACGCCAGGGCCGAGGGCATGTTGCAGGCCGCCAACCAGCTTGAAAGCGTGGTGAACGTCCTCACCTCCGCCTCCGAAGAACTTTCCGCGCAGATTGAGCAGTCCAGCCGTGGTTCTGACGAACAGTCCCAGCGCATCAGTGAAACAGCCACCGCCATGGAACAGATGAACGCCACTGTGCGCGAGGTGGCCAGCAACGCCGGACACGCTTCGGAAATGTCCGGCAACGCCCGCACCCAGGCCCAGGAAGGTGAAAACATTGTCACCAAGGTGGTGCACGGCATTGACGAGGTGTCCAGGCAGAGCCAGGAACTCAAAGAGGACATGGACAAGCTCAGCCAGCAGGCCGAAGGTATCGGCCAGATCATGAACGTCATTTCGGACATCGCGGACCAGACCAACCTGCTTGCCCTCAATGCCGCCATCGAGGCCGCCAGGGCGGGCGACGCCGGGCGCGGCTTCGCTGTCGTGGCCGACGAGGTGCGCAAACTGGCCGAAAAGACCATGACAGCCACCCACGAGGTGGGCGCAGTCATCACCGGCATTCAGGAAGGCACCCGCAAGAGCGTGGCCGGGGTAAACCTTTCCATCAATACCATTCAGGAAGCCACCAACCTTGCCAATCAGTCCGGCCAGACCCTGCGCACCATCGTTAACCTGGTTGACCAGACCAACGATCAGGTGCGCTCCATCGCCACCGCCAGTGAAGAACAGTCCGCCGCCAGTGACGAGATAAACCGCTCCGTGGAACAGGTGGCCGCCATATCCAGCCAGACCGCCTCGGCCATGGGCCAGGCATCGCAGGCCACGGCCGAACTGGCGCGGCAGTCACAGGTTTTGCAGCGCCTTATCAATGAAATGAAGTCTGAAAGCAGCCAGGGTTAG
- the hisG gene encoding ATP phosphoribosyltransferase yields MSADTKPIIKLGVPKGSLEEATINLFERAGWKIRKHTRNYFPDINDPEITASLCRVQEIGEYIEAGVLDVGITGLDWLAERNHEDKVVRISDLVYSKTSNRPCRWVLAVAGDAPYHCAADLAGKRIATELEGMTRRYFEKAGVNVDVFYSWGATEAKVVEGLADGIVEVTETGTTIRAHGLRIIDEVMVSYPVLIANRDAWADPRKRAKIEQLDLLLQGALRAENLVALKMNAPADNLAAILEMLPSLNSPTVSPLRDEKWLSVESVVQIDVVRDLIPRLREAGAEGIIEYALNKVI; encoded by the coding sequence ATGAGCGCGGATACAAAGCCCATCATCAAGCTGGGCGTGCCCAAGGGTTCGCTGGAAGAAGCCACTATCAATCTTTTTGAGCGCGCAGGCTGGAAAATCCGCAAGCATACGCGCAACTATTTTCCCGACATCAATGACCCCGAAATTACGGCATCCCTGTGCCGCGTACAGGAAATCGGGGAATACATCGAGGCGGGCGTGCTGGACGTGGGCATCACCGGGCTTGACTGGCTTGCCGAGCGCAATCACGAAGACAAGGTCGTGCGCATTTCCGACCTTGTGTACTCCAAGACCTCCAACAGGCCCTGCCGCTGGGTGCTGGCCGTGGCGGGCGACGCCCCCTACCACTGCGCCGCCGACCTCGCTGGCAAGCGCATTGCCACCGAACTTGAAGGCATGACGCGCCGCTATTTTGAAAAAGCCGGCGTCAATGTGGACGTATTCTATTCTTGGGGCGCCACCGAGGCCAAGGTGGTGGAAGGGCTTGCCGACGGCATTGTGGAAGTGACCGAAACCGGCACCACCATTCGCGCCCACGGCCTGCGCATCATTGACGAGGTCATGGTCTCCTACCCTGTGCTCATCGCCAACAGGGACGCCTGGGCCGACCCGCGCAAACGCGCCAAGATCGAGCAGCTTGACCTGCTGCTTCAGGGCGCCCTGCGGGCAGAAAATCTGGTGGCCCTCAAGATGAACGCCCCGGCGGACAACCTGGCGGCCATTCTTGAAATGCTGCCGTCGCTCAACTCCCCCACGGTGTCCCCCCTGCGGGACGAAAAATGGCTCTCGGTCGAGTCCGTGGTGCAGATCGACGTGGTGCGCGACCTTATCCCGCGCCTGCGCGAGGCTGGTGCCGAAGGCATTATCGAGTACGCCCTGAACAAGGTCATCTAG
- the hisI gene encoding phosphoribosyl-AMP cyclohydrolase, whose translation MKAPEQTPAALPGADFAPDFSKGLLPAIAQDHATGEVLMLAYMNEEAWRKTLETGEAHYWSRSRKELWHKGGTSGHVQKVCALRLDCDNDTVLLLVEQVGGAACHTGRRTCFYREWKDGAANLCAPMVFDPEKVYGVK comes from the coding sequence ATGAAAGCCCCGGAACAAACGCCCGCAGCCCTTCCCGGCGCGGATTTTGCGCCCGACTTCAGCAAGGGCCTTCTGCCCGCCATCGCGCAGGACCACGCCACAGGCGAGGTGCTGATGCTGGCCTATATGAATGAAGAGGCCTGGCGCAAAACCCTTGAGACCGGCGAGGCCCATTACTGGAGCCGCAGCCGCAAGGAACTCTGGCACAAGGGCGGCACTTCCGGCCATGTGCAGAAGGTCTGCGCTTTGCGACTGGATTGTGACAATGACACGGTACTTCTGCTGGTGGAGCAGGTGGGCGGCGCGGCCTGCCATACGGGCCGGCGCACCTGTTTTTATCGCGAATGGAAGGACGGCGCAGCAAACCTGTGCGCCCCAATGGTTTTTGACCCTGAAAAAGTTTACGGCGTAAAATAA